The Stenotrophomonas sp. ZAC14D1_NAIMI4_1 DNA segment ACCATGAAAGTCCTCATCGTTCTGACCTCGCACGACCAGCTGGGTGACACCGGGCACAAGACCGGGTTCTGGCTGGAAGAACTGGCTGCGCCCTACTACGCCTTCAAGGATGCGGGTGCGGAGATCGTGCTGGCCTCGCCCAAGGGTGGCCAGCCGCCGCTGGACCCGAAGAGCAACGAGCCGGCGTTCCAGACCGAGCTGACCCATCGCTTTGAAGCCGACGCCGCCGCCAAGGCGCAGCTGGCCGCCACCGTCCGCCTGGACAGCGTCAATGCCGTCGACTTCGACACGGTGTTCTACCCGGGCGGCCACGGTCCGCTGTGGGATCTGGCCAACGACACCCATTCCATCGCGCTGATCGAAGCGTTCGTTGCCAGTGGCAAGCCGGTCGGCCTGGTCTGCCATGCGCCGGGCGTGCTGCGCCAGGTCAAGGCACCCGATGGCAAGCCGCTGGTCGCCGGCAAGCAGGTCACCGGCTT contains these protein-coding regions:
- a CDS encoding type 1 glutamine amidotransferase domain-containing protein, encoding MKVLIVLTSHDQLGDTGHKTGFWLEELAAPYYAFKDAGAEIVLASPKGGQPPLDPKSNEPAFQTELTHRFEADAAAKAQLAATVRLDSVNAVDFDTVFYPGGHGPLWDLANDTHSIALIEAFVASGKPVGLVCHAPGVLRQVKAPDGKPLVAGKQVTGFANTEEDAVGLTNVVPFLVEDMLKDLGGDYSKGPDWGSYVLRDGLLVTGQNPGSSAEAAAVLIQAVAKA